A genomic region of Actinomycetota bacterium contains the following coding sequences:
- a CDS encoding NAD+ synthase, with protein sequence MKKLPELDAQKALPRLLNFIRERTAAAGKTRLVIGLSGGIDSAVSAYLGVRALGRENLTAFLLPYRTTRPESLEDALLVVEELGIEHRRIDITPMVDAYFQFFPEADPKRRGNFMARCRMAVLYDQSAALDALVLGTGNRTEALLGYTTLWGDMACAFTPLGGLYKTQVRQLAAFLGVPARIIDKVPTADLWEGQTDEGEMGISYAEADLILYHLYDLGYPEERVVREGFDPRVVRKVKSMVEASTFKRRMPPYCEL encoded by the coding sequence ATGAAAAAGCTGCCCGAACTGGATGCACAGAAAGCCCTGCCCCGCCTGCTTAACTTCATACGGGAACGCACCGCGGCGGCGGGTAAGACCCGGCTGGTGATCGGCCTCTCCGGCGGCATCGATTCCGCCGTCTCCGCCTACCTCGGGGTGCGGGCGCTGGGCAGGGAGAACCTCACCGCCTTCCTCCTCCCCTACCGCACCACGCGACCCGAATCACTGGAGGACGCCCTGCTGGTGGTCGAGGAACTGGGCATCGAACACCGCCGCATTGACATCACCCCCATGGTAGACGCCTATTTCCAGTTCTTTCCTGAAGCCGATCCCAAGCGCCGCGGCAACTTCATGGCCCGCTGCCGCATGGCCGTGCTCTACGACCAGTCCGCGGCCCTGGACGCCCTGGTGCTGGGCACCGGCAACCGCACCGAGGCCCTTCTCGGCTACACCACCCTCTGGGGGGACATGGCCTGCGCCTTCACCCCCCTGGGAGGCCTGTACAAGACCCAGGTCAGGCAGCTGGCCGCCTTCCTGGGGGTTCCGGCACGGATAATCGACAAGGTCCCCACCGCCGACCTCTGGGAGGGCCAGACCGACGAGGGCGAGATGGGGATTTCCTACGCCGAAGCCGACCTCATCCTCTACCACCTTTACGACCTCGGCTACCCGGAGGAGAGGGTGGTGCGCGAGGGCTTCGACCCCCGGGTGGTGCGCAAGGTGAAATCCATGGTGGAGGCTTCCACCTTCAAGAGACGCATGCCTCCCTACTGCGAGCTCTGA
- a CDS encoding response regulator transcription factor produces MAHEEHPALKGEGKEGSGIRVLLADDHAILREGLASLLEKQRDVEVVGEASDGKECLEKADRLRPDLVVLDIKLPGMSGIEACRLLKARFPEMKVIVLSMYEDFEYIHRALQVGADGYLLKKAAGSELVQAVRRAVRGEKAFSPQVLDMIVASLREEGRDAAGSGPLDTLTPREYDVLAMMSEGMSNKDIAASLFISTKTVEKIISGIYRKLGVVSRTAAVKLFLSSRI; encoded by the coding sequence GAGAAGGGAAAGAAGGGTCGGGAATAAGGGTCCTTCTGGCCGACGACCATGCCATTCTCCGCGAGGGGTTGGCTTCACTCCTGGAGAAGCAGCGGGACGTGGAGGTGGTGGGGGAGGCTTCGGACGGAAAGGAATGCCTGGAAAAGGCGGACCGCCTTCGACCGGACCTGGTGGTCCTGGACATCAAGCTGCCGGGCATGTCGGGCATCGAGGCCTGCCGGCTCCTCAAGGCCCGCTTTCCGGAGATGAAGGTCATCGTGCTCTCCATGTACGAGGACTTCGAGTACATCCATCGGGCCCTCCAGGTGGGCGCGGACGGTTACCTCCTGAAGAAGGCCGCCGGATCGGAGCTGGTGCAGGCGGTGCGCAGGGCCGTACGAGGGGAGAAGGCCTTCAGCCCCCAGGTGCTGGACATGATCGTGGCTTCCCTGCGCGAGGAGGGGCGCGATGCCGCGGGGAGCGGGCCCCTGGATACCCTCACCCCTCGCGAGTACGACGTGTTGGCCATGATGAGCGAAGGGATGAGCAATAAGGACATCGCCGCCAGCCTGTTCATATCCACCAAGACGGTGGAGAAGATAATCTCCGGCATCTACCGCAAGCTGGGAGTGGTATCCCGTACCGCGGCGGTAAAACTCTTCCTCAGCTCAAGAATATAA